The DNA segment CGTAACTATTTAGAAGTTTATAATATTCATTTTTACACTGGGCTCATTTATGTAAAAGTAGCCAGCAAAGAGTCGGCAAATCATTTTGAAGAACTTTGGCAACCAGCGCATGCGAGCTACAAAATTGAATATCAAGTACAAAAGGAATTAATTGGCGGAGTCATTATTAATTACGGAAGAAAGTCCATTGATATGAGCTACCAGGAATTAATCAAGAGAACAACAGAAAAAATGGAAGCGGAAGTGAAATCTTGAAAACAATTCAATTTGATATGAATAAATACGAAACCCATGTAGATTTGGAATATTTAAAAGAACATGGCCGAGTTGAAAAAATTTCCGATGGTGTTATTTTTTGCTCAGGACTAGAAAATGCAGCGCTCCATCAAGCTGTATTGATTGATGAAAGACACCGAGGCGTAATTCTTGAACTAAACGAAGAATTTGTTGGAATTGGCCTTATTGATAAAACAAGCGATATTTTAGAAGGTATGAATGTTTCAGTTACAGATCATTTTATAGAAGTAAACCTTTTTGATGATATGGCAGGACGTATTATTGATACAACAGGAAAAATGCTTTATGAAGAAAGTGAAGAACAGCCAACATCGTCTTCTCCACTTTTCCGTGTCACACCAGAAATTATGACTATTGATAGTGTTACTCGCCCACTTAATACAGGGCTAGCAGTTATTGATTCCATTACACCTATTGGTCGGGGACAACGTCAATTAATTCTTGGTAACCGTCAATCGGGTAAAACACAAATTGCTGTAGATACAATTATTAACCAACATGATCAAAACGTACATTGTATTTATGTGGCTATTGGTTTAAAAGCAGCTTATATCGCAGAGGTTATTGAAACATTGCGTAATCATGATGCCCTTAAATATTCTACGGTTGTTGCAACCGCAGCTAGCGATTCTTTAACAGCTCAGTATTTAACTCCATATGCAGGAATGGCTGTCGCGGAAGCACTACGTGAACAAGGCAAAGATGTATTAATTATTTTTGATGATCTAACAAAACATGCGGATGCTTACCGAGCAATCACATTACTATTTAACAGACCACCAGGAAGAGAAGCTTATCCAGGAGATAGTTTCTATATTCACTCTAGTCTTTTAGAAAGAGCAGTTCAAATGAATCCTGAACATGGTGGAGGTTCTATTACAGCATTACCGATGATTGAAACATTATCAGATGATGTAACAGCCTATATTCCCACCAATGTTATTTCGATTACTGATGGACAACTATTTTTGAAGTCTGACTTATTCAACCGTGGGCAAAAGCCGGCAGTGGATGTTGGTGTATCCGTATCAAGAATCGGCGGCGACGCTCAACACCCGATTATTCGTAAATTAAGTAAAAACTTAACGTTGATTCTTTCGCAATTTGAAGAATTAAAAGAGTTACTTGATTTTGGTAATGGGCTTGATGAAGGAAGCATGAAAATGGTCACAGATGGCCGGATTTTAACAGAACTCTTTAAACAAAAAATCCTTAGTCCGTTATCAGTAACTGATTTGATTGTTATTTTATACGCCTTTCAAAATGGTTTTCTTACAAAAGTTCCACCAGCTAAGATTGAATCGTTCAAAGGCTTACTTTTAGAGAAAGCTCACGCACGTAATGACTTTATAGCATTTTCTAATGATATTAAAGATATTAGCGAGTTGAGTGATGCTCATACAAAAATGTTAGAAGAAATTATTCAGGAAGTGGGGAGGCTTTTTAGTTGAGTAGTATAAACCAGGCTCGAAAAACAATTAAAGCACTGAACTCAACCTATAAAATTGTCCATGTCACCGAACTGTCAACACTTGGAAAACTTTCTGAGCTACGTGGAAAAGCTGAGGCAGCCGTAAGCTATTATGAAACAATCTTAAAAAGTTTACGCTGGGTGAGAAAAACCATGTATACCGGTAATAAACAAGTAAAAGAAGAAAAAAATATTACAGCTATTGCTATTACATCTGAACGAGGTCTTTGTGGTGCTTATAACAGTGAGGTTTTTGAAGAAATCGATCAGTTAATTGCAACATTAGGAGATCAAGTGAAAATCAATTGGGTGGTCGTTGGTGAGCAAGGGCATCGTTATTTAACGAAACTTGGTCAAAACATCACATCTTATTTACAGTTTTCGCTTGAAAATATTGATTTAGAAACGACAATGGGTGTTACTGCAGATTTTGTTGACCAAATTAACGCTCAAGAAATCGACGCATTATATGTGATTTTCACAAAATACTTTAATGCGGTCCATTCAGAAGCAATGTGCGAAAAAATTTATCCAGACATTCCAGAAGCATCCGGTACAGAGGTAGTTGAAGTAGATTATGTGCTTGACTATGAACATGATGATGAACAAGTGGAGCAATTATTACTTGAAAATTATCTTTGTGGATTACTTTATAGTATGTTTCGTTACTCTGTTGCGAGTGAATATTGTATGCGCCGTATTGCAATGAAACAAGCAAAAGATAATATTCAAAAGCAATTGGAAGAAGCGATATTTGATGCTAGAAAACAAACGTTACAACAAAAAACTAGCGAGTTACTAGATGTCATCAGCGGTGCACAGACGATCAGGAAGGAAGAAGAATAAATGAAAAAACATACAGGGACCATTATTAGTATTAGTGGTTTTGTTTTAAAAATTGAATTTAACGAGAGTGATTTGCCTGAAATCAGCCATGCACTTGAATATAAAACGCATCAAGGGACTTATCTAGCTGAGGTTGTTCAGCATACTGGTATTAATACAGTTTCTGCTATTGCAATTGGAGAAGTTAGTGGTCTAGCCAGAGGAACTGAAGTGGTGAATTTAGGTCACCCAATAGAAGTACCTGTTGGAGAATCAGTTCAAGGTAGAATGCTAAATGTATACGGAAAAGCAATTGATGGCAAACCAGAACCAGAAGCTGAAGTGAAATGGCCGATTTTCCGTGAACAACCATTATTACGTGATTTAGATACTAGTAAAGAAATTTTATACACTGGTATCAAAGTAATCGACTTAATTTGTCCTATTTTAAAAGGTGGGAAAACTGGTTTATTCGGTGGTGCCGGAGTTGGGAAATCCGTTTTAATGCAAGAGTTAATTAATAACATTAGTATGATGGGCGGGAACTCCGTATTTACAGGTGTTGGAGAGCGAGTTAGAGAAGGAATCGGCCTATACAAAGAGTTAGAAGCAAGTGGCGTTTTATCTCAAACTACTGTTGTGCTTGGTCAGATGAATGAATCTCCAGGAGTACGGATGCGTGTAGCGCTAACCGGCTTAACTATCGCAGAATATTTACGAGATGAAGAGAAAAAAGACGTTTTATTATTTATTGATAATGTCTTCCGCTTTATTCAAGCAGGTTCCGAGGTATCTTCTTTACAAGGTAAAATTCCAATTACTGGTGGGTATCAATCGACACTCTCTAAAGAAGTTGGAGACTTCCAAGACCGCATCGCGTCTA comes from the Listeria welshimeri serovar 6b str. SLCC5334 genome and includes:
- a CDS encoding F0F1 ATP synthase subunit alpha, which translates into the protein MKTIQFDMNKYETHVDLEYLKEHGRVEKISDGVIFCSGLENAALHQAVLIDERHRGVILELNEEFVGIGLIDKTSDILEGMNVSVTDHFIEVNLFDDMAGRIIDTTGKMLYEESEEQPTSSSPLFRVTPEIMTIDSVTRPLNTGLAVIDSITPIGRGQRQLILGNRQSGKTQIAVDTIINQHDQNVHCIYVAIGLKAAYIAEVIETLRNHDALKYSTVVATAASDSLTAQYLTPYAGMAVAEALREQGKDVLIIFDDLTKHADAYRAITLLFNRPPGREAYPGDSFYIHSSLLERAVQMNPEHGGGSITALPMIETLSDDVTAYIPTNVISITDGQLFLKSDLFNRGQKPAVDVGVSVSRIGGDAQHPIIRKLSKNLTLILSQFEELKELLDFGNGLDEGSMKMVTDGRILTELFKQKILSPLSVTDLIVILYAFQNGFLTKVPPAKIESFKGLLLEKAHARNDFIAFSNDIKDISELSDAHTKMLEEIIQEVGRLFS
- a CDS encoding FoF1 ATP synthase subunit gamma, whose translation is MSSINQARKTIKALNSTYKIVHVTELSTLGKLSELRGKAEAAVSYYETILKSLRWVRKTMYTGNKQVKEEKNITAIAITSERGLCGAYNSEVFEEIDQLIATLGDQVKINWVVVGEQGHRYLTKLGQNITSYLQFSLENIDLETTMGVTADFVDQINAQEIDALYVIFTKYFNAVHSEAMCEKIYPDIPEASGTEVVEVDYVLDYEHDDEQVEQLLLENYLCGLLYSMFRYSVASEYCMRRIAMKQAKDNIQKQLEEAIFDARKQTLQQKTSELLDVISGAQTIRKEEE
- the atpD gene encoding F0F1 ATP synthase subunit beta encodes the protein MKKHTGTIISISGFVLKIEFNESDLPEISHALEYKTHQGTYLAEVVQHTGINTVSAIAIGEVSGLARGTEVVNLGHPIEVPVGESVQGRMLNVYGKAIDGKPEPEAEVKWPIFREQPLLRDLDTSKEILYTGIKVIDLICPILKGGKTGLFGGAGVGKSVLMQELINNISMMGGNSVFTGVGERVREGIGLYKELEASGVLSQTTVVLGQMNESPGVRMRVALTGLTIAEYLRDEEKKDVLLFIDNVFRFIQAGSEVSSLQGKIPITGGYQSTLSKEVGDFQDRIASTKDGSITSIQCVFLPADDIDDPSAVATFSHLDSTIVLERSIAALGIFPAVNPLQSFSRALNPNFVGERHYQLAVQVKYVLQRYTELQEIINVLGMAELSDDDKNLVHRARKIRNFLSQPFYVSEKFTGTEGIFVEMEDLLESIERILDGTYDDRSERDFLFIGSYKDLK